A stretch of the Natribaculum luteum genome encodes the following:
- a CDS encoding HAD family hydrolase, with product MTDYDTVLFDNDGVLVEPPAYETQSEATRTAFREVGVEAADRRHIDDVVEGVTADRLHEICAAYDFEVETFWDAREHHDEQSQLAAFRTGARTCYEDVAAITDVTCNRGVVSNNHHSTLEFLLDFFDPLPTFDTYYGREKTVQSLELKKPNPYYLERALTDLDAKSALYVGDSESDVIAAHRAGMDSVFVRRSHCRDVDLSVAPTYEAESLHEVAAITNE from the coding sequence GTGACCGACTACGACACGGTTCTATTCGACAACGACGGCGTGCTCGTCGAGCCACCTGCGTACGAAACGCAGTCCGAAGCCACGAGAACGGCGTTCCGTGAGGTTGGCGTCGAAGCCGCCGACCGACGACACATCGACGACGTCGTCGAGGGCGTGACCGCCGACAGACTGCACGAAATCTGTGCAGCCTACGACTTCGAGGTGGAGACGTTCTGGGACGCACGCGAGCACCACGACGAGCAGTCGCAACTGGCCGCATTCAGAACGGGAGCGCGGACCTGCTACGAGGATGTTGCAGCGATCACAGACGTTACCTGCAATCGTGGAGTCGTGAGCAACAACCACCACAGCACCCTCGAGTTCCTCCTCGACTTTTTCGATCCGTTACCGACGTTCGACACCTACTACGGCCGCGAGAAGACCGTCCAGAGCCTCGAGTTGAAGAAACCGAATCCCTACTACCTCGAGCGGGCGTTGACCGATCTCGACGCCAAATCGGCCCTCTACGTCGGCGACAGCGAAAGCGACGTGATCGCGGCCCATCGAGCGGGGATGGATTCGGTGTTCGTTCGCCGCTCCCACTGTCGTGACGTGGACCTCTCGGTTGCTCCGACCTACGAGGCCGAGTCGCTCCACGAGGTCGCGGCGATCACGAACGAGTGA
- a CDS encoding DHH family phosphoesterase yields MSEARQLLEKFRECESLAIIGHSNPDPDCIASALALERVATEANVDDVKLVYCGEISHQQNRAFINLLNISLSHPATDSSLTSSIRLKPWDSSVGNPASRLPRL; encoded by the coding sequence ATGAGCGAAGCTCGCCAGCTACTAGAGAAATTCCGGGAGTGTGAGTCGCTCGCGATCATCGGCCACTCGAATCCGGATCCAGACTGCATCGCGAGTGCTCTCGCGCTCGAGCGAGTCGCGACCGAGGCGAACGTCGACGACGTCAAACTGGTTTACTGTGGGGAAATCTCCCACCAGCAAAATCGGGCATTTATCAATTTACTGAATATCTCGCTCAGTCATCCGGCCACCGACTCCTCGTTGACGTCCTCCATACGGCTGAAGCCGTGGGATTCCTCCGTGGGCAATCCGGCCAGCAGATTACCCCGGCTGTGA
- a CDS encoding M20 family metallopeptidase — protein MTVHVHRWIDDHEEEMIDFLQEYVRYRSPTEHEREVQREFIEPFFRDEMRWDDVDVVDVSEEADRPNINGRLVGTGDGEGRNLLFNGHSDIVDVSEEAEEAWTTDPWEPVIQDGKLYGRGANDMKGPNTAMIWAAKAVMESDVELSGDLMMSIVVGEELNQQEYGSIAATDAFLDEGIDIPICLNTEPTNNEIHTKSAATFDFTITIHGKEVHTSQRNLTRYPQRHGIPVGQDVGVDAGLLMAELLQEFHDLEHQWNMRYRDEIYGGGGHPAPDAQGVGPIGINCTIVEAGDYIASIPGQATIEGHVFYPPFADDEKLWSEMQAVVEKLALTHDWLDEHPPEMSWKDVFDWPAFDVPADHPACQTLGTVVEDVTDERPVYSGFKAVADNSYIQRDCGVDTISLGPGDISMGAHGPDEYIPLEQFVTAAKIYASMILEWCG, from the coding sequence ATGACTGTTCACGTCCACCGGTGGATCGACGACCACGAAGAGGAGATGATCGACTTCCTACAGGAGTACGTCCGCTACCGGTCGCCGACCGAACACGAACGGGAGGTCCAGCGCGAGTTCATCGAGCCGTTCTTCAGAGACGAGATGCGCTGGGACGACGTCGACGTCGTCGACGTTTCGGAGGAGGCGGACCGACCCAACATCAACGGTCGGCTCGTCGGTACCGGCGACGGTGAGGGGCGCAATCTCCTGTTCAACGGCCACTCAGATATCGTCGACGTCTCCGAGGAAGCCGAGGAAGCGTGGACGACGGACCCATGGGAGCCCGTCATCCAGGACGGCAAACTCTACGGCCGTGGCGCGAACGACATGAAGGGGCCGAACACCGCGATGATCTGGGCGGCGAAAGCCGTCATGGAGTCCGACGTGGAACTCAGCGGCGACCTCATGATGAGCATCGTCGTCGGCGAGGAGTTGAACCAACAGGAGTACGGCTCGATCGCGGCGACAGACGCGTTCCTGGACGAGGGAATCGACATTCCGATCTGTCTCAACACGGAACCGACGAACAACGAGATTCACACCAAAAGCGCCGCGACGTTCGACTTCACCATCACGATCCACGGCAAAGAGGTGCATACCTCCCAGCGGAACCTGACCCGGTATCCACAGCGCCACGGAATTCCGGTCGGACAGGACGTCGGTGTGGATGCGGGGCTGCTCATGGCGGAACTCCTCCAGGAATTCCACGACCTCGAGCATCAGTGGAACATGCGCTACCGGGACGAGATTTACGGCGGCGGTGGTCACCCCGCACCGGACGCACAGGGGGTCGGCCCGATCGGTATCAACTGTACGATCGTGGAGGCCGGCGACTACATCGCGTCGATCCCTGGTCAGGCGACGATCGAGGGACACGTGTTCTATCCGCCGTTCGCCGACGACGAGAAACTCTGGAGCGAGATGCAGGCGGTCGTCGAGAAGCTGGCGCTGACACACGACTGGCTGGACGAGCATCCGCCGGAGATGAGCTGGAAGGACGTCTTCGACTGGCCGGCGTTCGACGTCCCCGCGGACCACCCCGCCTGTCAGACGCTGGGCACGGTCGTCGAAGACGTCACCGACGAACGGCCCGTGTACTCGGGTTTCAAAGCCGTCGCCGACAACTCGTACATCCAGCGCGACTGCGGAGTGGACACGATCAGCCTGGGTCCCGGGGATATCTCGATGGGGGCACACGGACCGGACGAGTACATCCCGCTCGAGCAGTTCGTAACGGCGGCGAAGATCTACGCCTCCATGATCCTCGAGTGGTGCGGGTGA
- a CDS encoding IS5 family transposase gives MASLRRLARMCRDLAKQHVDDPDVPAAPDGADGYAKWTQIALILFRVELEKSLRETEDYLNEMPGVLAVFDLDEAPHYSSFCRWEQEYQMRELRRLLRASAEQAGWSGEAAIDASGFQRDQTSYHYRDRANYSFQSMKTTILIDVNSLAIKDVHFTTQKAWDGHIGMQVFRRNAEDLRVLSADANYSWSDLREECRSESTRPLIKHREQTPLQKAHNARMNDDYNQRWMSETGFSQLKQDDGEKLRSRSWHGQFRELTRKCIVHNLTQAAS, from the coding sequence ATGGCATCGCTCAGACGACTAGCGCGAATGTGTCGAGACCTTGCCAAACAGCACGTTGACGATCCGGACGTACCCGCCGCGCCGGATGGCGCGGACGGGTACGCCAAGTGGACACAGATCGCGTTAATTCTGTTCCGCGTCGAACTGGAGAAGAGCCTCCGTGAGACTGAAGACTACCTCAACGAGATGCCAGGTGTTCTTGCTGTGTTCGATCTCGACGAGGCACCGCACTACAGCTCGTTCTGTCGGTGGGAGCAGGAGTATCAGATGCGTGAACTGCGCCGCCTGCTCCGCGCTTCGGCGGAGCAGGCGGGCTGGAGTGGTGAAGCTGCGATTGATGCAAGTGGCTTCCAGCGCGATCAAACCAGCTACCACTACCGCGACCGAGCGAACTACTCATTCCAGTCGATGAAGACAACGATCTTGATCGACGTGAACTCACTGGCGATCAAGGACGTTCATTTTACGACGCAGAAGGCCTGGGACGGCCACATCGGGATGCAGGTCTTCCGCCGGAACGCGGAAGACCTGCGTGTGTTGTCTGCTGACGCGAACTACTCGTGGAGCGACCTCCGTGAGGAGTGTCGCTCCGAGTCAACGCGACCGTTGATCAAGCACAGGGAGCAGACACCGTTGCAGAAGGCCCACAACGCACGAATGAACGATGACTACAACCAGCGCTGGATGAGTGAAACCGGCTTCTCGCAGTTGAAGCAAGACGACGGCGAGAAGCTCCGCTCCCGGAGCTGGCACGGCCAGTTCCGGGAGCTAACTCGCAAGTGCATCGTGCATAACCTAACGCAGGCGGCGAGTTAG
- a CDS encoding carboxymuconolactone decarboxylase family protein: MSRLSLLDTDDVPEEYHHLFSDDYLGDRHIFRVWAHNPDVLEATLEYLNTLYDQLGDRRKELVILTVARARGARYEWHQHVDIARNEGVTLEEMRAIGGNDLSVFDDAEFVLLQYARAVESGTVTDQIHEALMRAYTPAEIVALGLLVDFYVGLCNYIASVDLPFEGGEFVGWIPDEETVSALFE, from the coding sequence ATGTCACGACTTTCACTACTCGACACAGACGACGTTCCGGAGGAGTATCACCACCTGTTCAGCGACGACTACCTCGGCGACCGCCACATCTTTCGCGTCTGGGCGCACAATCCCGACGTCCTCGAGGCTACCCTCGAGTATCTGAACACGCTGTACGACCAGCTCGGAGACCGACGCAAGGAGCTCGTCATCCTCACCGTCGCGAGAGCCCGCGGCGCTCGCTACGAGTGGCACCAGCACGTCGACATCGCCCGCAACGAGGGCGTCACGCTCGAGGAGATGCGAGCCATCGGGGGGAACGATCTCTCGGTGTTCGACGACGCCGAGTTCGTCTTGCTCCAGTATGCTCGAGCCGTCGAATCCGGAACGGTGACCGACCAGATCCACGAGGCGCTAATGCGAGCGTATACGCCGGCGGAGATCGTCGCACTCGGACTCCTCGTCGACTTCTACGTCGGACTGTGTAACTACATCGCTTCCGTCGATCTCCCGTTCGAGGGCGGTGAGTTCGTCGGCTGGATACCCGACGAAGAGACCGTTTCGGCGCTATTCGAGTAG
- a CDS encoding DHH family phosphoesterase, giving the protein MIEYLEELDLEPSSRLASALLFALHRERLDYVNNPTLKEYHAATFVYPYADTELLDQLYGSAYSPATIDAISKAIQKREIRGSSLVTCIGRTTEGDALPQAADYLLNLEGVDTVLVEGIVDDAVRMSARSNDPRVDIGAVLNRAFDDVGSAGGHSDMASAQLPLGIFADNVDGDDVLLELLFDDISRRFFDALNLD; this is encoded by the coding sequence ATGATCGAGTATCTCGAGGAGTTAGACCTCGAGCCGTCGTCGCGACTGGCATCGGCACTCCTCTTTGCCCTGCACCGCGAGCGACTCGACTACGTGAACAACCCGACGCTCAAAGAGTATCACGCAGCAACGTTCGTCTATCCGTACGCGGACACCGAACTACTCGATCAACTCTACGGCTCGGCGTACTCTCCTGCGACGATTGACGCGATCAGTAAGGCGATCCAGAAGCGGGAGATTCGCGGCTCGAGTCTCGTCACCTGTATCGGTCGGACGACGGAGGGCGATGCGCTTCCACAGGCGGCAGACTACCTGCTGAATCTCGAGGGGGTCGACACGGTCCTCGTCGAGGGCATCGTCGACGACGCGGTTCGGATGAGCGCCCGCTCCAACGATCCCCGCGTCGACATTGGCGCCGTTCTAAACCGGGCGTTCGACGACGTCGGGAGTGCTGGCGGCCACAGCGACATGGCCAGCGCACAGCTCCCACTCGGCATCTTCGCGGACAACGTCGACGGCGACGACGTGCTCCTCGAGTTACTGTTCGACGACATCTCGCGTCGCTTCTTCGACGCACTGAATCTCGATTGA
- a CDS encoding IS4 family transposase has protein sequence MHTETSSRHIERRLTNLLPSEALEDHADAVGVVEREGKLQLPPLVWSFAFGFAAGESRTLAAFRRTYNSTADESLSPGGFYQRLTPTLAEYLRDLVEYGFDEVAVPHTVSDEFDRFRDVMIADGTVLRLHELLSEAYKARHEEQAGAKLHLLHNVTDQTVEHFNVTDEKTHDSTLFNTGSWLEGRLAIFDLAYFKYRRFALIDENDGYFVSRLKKSANPVVTEELREWRGRAIPLEGEKIFDIVDDLSRKYIDVEVEVEFDRREYAGTQSRDTKRFRVVGVRNEDADDYHLYITNLSREEFLPADLATIYRCRWEVELLFRELKTQYELDEFDTTKKHIVEILLYAALLSLVVSRDLLGLVIEHADDGIVFPPERWAATFRSHAQLILRELREYLAYSPPPLLQRLIEDAQKIHRQRPILQEQLATTIQPAAEA, from the coding sequence GTGCACACCGAAACCTCCTCACGTCACATTGAACGCCGTCTCACTAACCTCCTTCCCTCTGAAGCGCTCGAAGACCACGCCGATGCCGTCGGCGTGGTCGAGCGCGAGGGGAAGCTTCAGCTCCCGCCACTTGTCTGGTCGTTTGCGTTCGGCTTCGCCGCAGGCGAAAGCCGAACGCTTGCGGCCTTCAGACGTACCTACAACTCTACCGCTGACGAGTCACTTTCTCCGGGCGGCTTCTACCAGCGGTTGACTCCGACGCTCGCAGAGTACCTCCGCGACCTCGTCGAATACGGGTTCGACGAGGTCGCTGTCCCTCACACCGTCTCTGATGAGTTCGACCGGTTTCGAGACGTGATGATCGCTGATGGAACCGTCCTGCGGTTGCACGAGTTGCTCTCTGAAGCGTACAAAGCACGTCACGAGGAGCAGGCTGGAGCGAAGCTCCACCTGCTCCACAACGTCACTGACCAGACAGTCGAACATTTCAACGTCACAGACGAGAAAACGCACGACAGCACGTTGTTTAACACAGGATCGTGGCTGGAAGGACGGCTAGCGATCTTCGACCTCGCCTATTTCAAGTACCGGCGGTTCGCGTTGATCGACGAGAACGACGGCTACTTCGTGAGCCGACTGAAAAAGAGCGCGAACCCGGTTGTAACGGAGGAATTACGGGAATGGCGCGGCCGCGCCATTCCCTTAGAAGGCGAGAAGATCTTCGACATCGTGGATGATCTCTCCCGGAAGTACATCGACGTGGAAGTCGAGGTCGAGTTTGACCGACGAGAGTACGCGGGCACGCAGTCACGTGATACGAAACGGTTCCGCGTCGTCGGCGTCCGCAACGAGGACGCCGACGACTACCATCTGTACATCACGAACCTTTCTCGGGAAGAGTTTCTCCCGGCCGATCTAGCGACGATCTACCGATGTAGATGGGAAGTAGAGCTGTTGTTCCGTGAACTGAAGACGCAGTACGAACTGGACGAGTTCGACACGACGAAGAAGCACATCGTAGAGATTCTGCTGTACGCAGCGTTGTTATCCTTGGTCGTGAGTCGTGATTTACTCGGTCTGGTCATAGAGCACGCTGATGATGGGATCGTGTTTCCGCCGGAACGCTGGGCGGCGACCTTTCGGTCGCACGCCCAGCTCATCCTCCGCGAACTGAGAGAGTATCTCGCCTACTCACCGCCGCCACTGCTACAACGACTGATCGAAGACGCTCAGAAGATCCACAGGCAACGACCAATCCTGCAAGAACAGCTCGCTACTACCATCCAACCGGCTGCTGAGGCTTAG
- a CDS encoding dihydrolipoyl dehydrogenase: protein MHEVDLLVIGSGSGLDVANAAVNRGQSVAVVEKGPLGGTCLNRGCIPSKRLLYHADVLETVERAGEFHIDARVSDVEFSKIVREVNEEVESDSESIRRGLHSSSRHDLYEGEGRFVDDRTVEIVDGEDDGTRIRAETVLIAAGTRPSIPAVDGIDDVEYLTSTEALQLETPPDHLVIVGGGYIAAELGHFFGTFGSDVTIVGRRPNLLPEADDEVAEAFTKRYADRFTVHTGYAATAASETDGTVTVEAHPYEYGENGGLLEDDTVTVTGDTLLVAAGRTPNSDTLDLDAAGVDTDERGFIETDEYLRTTAEGVWALGDIVGEHLLKHSANHEAQAVARNLFGEDLQPVDYTAMPFAVFASPEVAGVGAHEGDLQDAGREYATRTYRYDQTARGSAMNADGFVKVIVDLDGTILGCHIIGPEAADLIQEVVVAMNAGSGTVQDIRESVHIHPALSEVVQRAFAGQFSRGGASSRSS from the coding sequence ATGCACGAAGTCGATTTGCTAGTCATTGGATCCGGTTCCGGGCTCGACGTCGCAAACGCTGCCGTCAATCGCGGTCAGTCCGTCGCAGTCGTCGAGAAAGGGCCGCTCGGCGGGACGTGTCTCAATCGAGGATGTATCCCCTCGAAGAGGTTGCTCTACCACGCAGACGTGCTGGAGACAGTCGAACGGGCCGGCGAGTTCCACATCGACGCCAGGGTAAGCGACGTCGAATTCTCTAAGATCGTCCGCGAGGTCAACGAGGAAGTCGAATCCGACTCGGAGTCGATTCGGCGAGGATTACACTCCTCCTCGCGTCACGATCTCTACGAGGGCGAGGGCCGGTTCGTCGACGACCGGACGGTCGAAATCGTCGACGGCGAGGACGACGGCACCCGCATCCGAGCCGAAACCGTACTGATTGCCGCTGGAACCCGTCCGTCGATTCCCGCCGTCGACGGCATCGACGACGTGGAGTACCTGACCAGCACCGAAGCGTTGCAACTGGAAACACCACCGGACCACCTCGTCATCGTCGGCGGAGGGTACATTGCGGCCGAACTCGGCCACTTTTTCGGCACGTTCGGAAGCGACGTGACGATCGTCGGACGACGCCCGAACCTCCTGCCGGAGGCCGACGACGAAGTCGCCGAAGCGTTCACCAAGCGGTACGCCGACCGATTCACTGTTCACACCGGCTACGCGGCCACCGCCGCCTCCGAGACTGACGGAACGGTGACCGTCGAAGCACACCCCTACGAATACGGCGAAAATGGCGGGTTACTGGAAGACGATACCGTGACCGTGACGGGAGATACGCTGCTCGTGGCCGCCGGACGCACTCCGAACTCGGATACGCTCGACCTCGACGCAGCAGGGGTCGACACCGACGAACGAGGGTTCATCGAGACCGACGAGTACCTGCGGACGACCGCCGAGGGTGTGTGGGCGCTCGGTGATATCGTCGGCGAGCACCTCCTGAAGCACAGCGCCAACCACGAGGCACAGGCGGTCGCCCGAAACCTCTTCGGCGAGGATCTCCAGCCAGTCGACTACACGGCAATGCCGTTCGCGGTCTTCGCCTCACCCGAAGTCGCCGGCGTCGGCGCACACGAGGGCGACCTCCAGGACGCCGGCCGGGAGTATGCGACCCGAACGTACCGGTACGACCAGACCGCGCGAGGAAGTGCGATGAATGCCGACGGCTTCGTGAAGGTCATCGTCGACCTGGACGGGACGATCCTTGGCTGTCACATCATCGGGCCGGAAGCCGCCGACCTCATCCAGGAGGTCGTCGTGGCGATGAACGCCGGCTCGGGCACAGTGCAGGATATCCGTGAGTCAGTTCACATCCATCCCGCCCTCTCGGAGGTCGTCCAGCGAGCCTTCGCTGGTCAGTTCTCTCGTGGCGGAGCGAGCAGTCGCTCGAGCTGA
- a CDS encoding cation-transporting P-type ATPase codes for MGFRWMDRNPVDSRTLRRVRGLTAREVDERLRRDGPNVLPTQRPPPAWHVFVEQFVHFFAIMLWVASGLAFVAGLSELGVAIALVVVVNGVFAFVQEYRAERAAERLRDLLPERVTVRRDGTTREIDATELVVDDVVLLGPGDRVSADLEIVDSHGLQLDISLLTGESVPESVAAGETAYAGTFVVEGEATGTVQATGSETRLGEIAALTRARERPETPLHHEIDRLVRVIAIVAVVVGGVFFAVSVALGTDPGVGILFAIGVTVALVPEGLLPSVTMSLAVGAKRLATENALVRRLESVETLGSTTFICTDKTGTLTQNQMAVVEAWTPMGRARIEGDGYEPTGTVDADDGTRPVLRDLGTVVARCSTGDVEKRDDEWVAHGDPMEAALVAFARRLDVNVPERTRANPDVRRFPFDPRRRRTSVLTQDRLLVMGAPEAVISRTRHGGDDARAAVAKMAERGLRVLAVATRPADDVPVDDDLESIETDLDLVGVVGLEDPPRPGVATAVTASKNASVRTAMITGDHPTTARAIAEEVGLLADEGLVVDGDDLPEDDQVLGAILDRDGVVVSRVSPEDKLRIARALQNRGHVVAMTGDGVNDGPALQEADVGVAMGRSGTDVAREAADLVLLDDNFETIVNAIKQGRATFYNIKRFLTYHLTDNVAQLTPFVVWALAAGQFPLALGILQILALDIGTDLLPALALGSEPPSEDVLRQPLEAEHLIDETVLGRAFGVLGPTEATVEMTAFVVALATFGWTPGGEFPAQPGLLAASGAAFTAVVVGQMANAFACRSTTKWPGVLGWTSNRLLVGAVGVELLTLLVFLFIGPIARILGHAPPPLEGALVALLAAPAILLVDAIHKRWRVRRNDHGSE; via the coding sequence GTGGGGTTTCGGTGGATGGACCGGAACCCCGTCGACTCCCGTACCCTCCGTCGCGTCCGCGGTCTCACCGCTCGTGAAGTTGACGAGCGGCTCCGGCGCGACGGGCCGAACGTCCTGCCGACCCAGCGGCCACCGCCGGCGTGGCACGTGTTCGTCGAGCAGTTCGTTCACTTCTTTGCGATCATGCTCTGGGTCGCGAGCGGTCTGGCGTTCGTCGCCGGACTGAGCGAACTGGGAGTTGCGATCGCTCTGGTCGTGGTCGTCAACGGCGTCTTCGCGTTCGTCCAGGAGTACCGCGCCGAGCGTGCGGCAGAACGGCTTCGAGATCTGCTTCCGGAACGAGTCACCGTCCGCCGTGACGGGACGACGCGCGAGATCGACGCGACGGAACTCGTCGTCGACGACGTCGTCTTGCTCGGCCCGGGGGATCGCGTGTCGGCGGATCTCGAGATCGTCGATTCCCACGGCCTGCAACTCGACATCTCGTTACTCACCGGCGAGAGCGTTCCAGAGTCGGTCGCGGCAGGCGAGACTGCGTATGCAGGAACGTTCGTCGTCGAAGGCGAAGCGACGGGGACCGTCCAGGCGACCGGATCCGAGACGAGACTCGGAGAGATCGCAGCGTTGACGCGTGCGAGAGAGCGTCCGGAGACGCCGCTTCACCACGAGATCGATCGCCTCGTCAGAGTCATCGCGATCGTCGCCGTCGTAGTCGGCGGCGTCTTCTTCGCCGTGAGCGTGGCACTCGGGACCGACCCCGGCGTCGGCATTCTCTTCGCGATCGGCGTCACTGTCGCGCTCGTTCCCGAGGGGCTTCTTCCGAGCGTGACGATGTCTCTCGCCGTCGGGGCCAAACGCCTCGCGACGGAGAACGCGCTCGTTCGGCGACTCGAGTCCGTCGAGACGCTCGGCTCGACGACGTTCATCTGCACGGACAAGACGGGGACGCTCACACAGAACCAAATGGCCGTCGTCGAAGCCTGGACGCCGATGGGTCGCGCCCGGATCGAGGGCGACGGCTACGAACCGACGGGAACCGTCGACGCAGACGATGGGACGCGACCCGTGCTTCGAGACCTGGGCACCGTCGTCGCGCGGTGTTCGACCGGCGACGTCGAAAAGCGGGACGACGAGTGGGTGGCACACGGCGATCCGATGGAGGCCGCACTCGTCGCGTTCGCCCGTCGACTGGACGTGAACGTTCCGGAGCGAACGCGTGCGAATCCGGACGTGCGGCGGTTTCCGTTCGATCCACGACGGCGGCGAACGTCGGTGCTCACGCAGGATCGACTGCTGGTGATGGGCGCGCCGGAGGCGGTCATCTCGAGGACTCGTCACGGGGGTGACGACGCGAGGGCTGCGGTCGCGAAGATGGCGGAACGCGGACTGCGCGTCCTCGCGGTCGCGACGCGACCTGCCGACGACGTACCCGTAGACGACGACCTCGAGTCGATCGAGACGGACCTCGATCTGGTCGGCGTCGTCGGACTCGAGGACCCGCCGCGGCCCGGCGTGGCGACCGCCGTCACCGCGAGCAAGAACGCGTCCGTCCGGACAGCGATGATAACGGGCGATCACCCGACGACGGCACGGGCGATCGCCGAGGAGGTCGGGTTGCTGGCCGACGAAGGACTCGTCGTCGACGGCGACGATCTTCCCGAAGACGACCAGGTCCTCGGAGCAATTCTGGATCGCGATGGCGTCGTGGTGAGTCGGGTCAGCCCCGAGGATAAACTCCGAATCGCCCGTGCGTTGCAAAACAGGGGTCACGTCGTGGCGATGACCGGCGACGGCGTCAACGACGGGCCAGCGCTCCAGGAAGCCGACGTCGGCGTCGCGATGGGCCGTTCGGGAACGGACGTCGCGCGTGAGGCGGCGGATCTGGTCTTGCTCGACGATAACTTCGAGACGATCGTCAACGCGATTAAACAGGGACGCGCGACGTTCTACAACATCAAGCGGTTTCTCACCTACCACCTCACGGACAACGTCGCACAGCTCACACCGTTCGTCGTGTGGGCACTCGCAGCGGGGCAGTTTCCGCTCGCGCTCGGCATCCTCCAGATCCTCGCACTCGACATCGGCACCGATCTCCTTCCAGCGCTCGCACTCGGCTCGGAACCGCCCTCCGAGGACGTCCTTCGGCAGCCACTCGAGGCCGAGCACCTGATCGACGAGACGGTACTCGGCCGGGCGTTCGGCGTTCTCGGCCCGACCGAAGCGACCGTCGAAATGACCGCGTTCGTCGTCGCACTCGCCACCTTCGGCTGGACACCGGGCGGCGAATTTCCCGCTCAGCCAGGGCTCCTGGCGGCGTCCGGGGCGGCGTTCACCGCCGTCGTCGTCGGCCAGATGGCGAACGCCTTCGCCTGTCGGAGTACGACCAAGTGGCCCGGTGTGCTCGGCTGGACGTCCAACCGCCTCCTCGTCGGTGCGGTCGGCGTCGAGTTACTCACGTTACTGGTGTTCCTCTTCATTGGACCGATCGCACGGATACTGGGACACGCGCCGCCGCCGCTCGAGGGAGCGCTCGTCGCCCTGCTCGCCGCGCCGGCAATTCTGCTCGTCGACGCGATACACAAACGCTGGCGTGTGAGAAGAAACGATCACGGTTCAGAATAG
- a CDS encoding DUF3179 domain-containing protein, translating to MEEWLPRRRRSRRDVLRTTGAVAVAALAGCLGGSRVLDSGTDDEDRPTAGPPTVDRSLPEEYTTEELDDASLSGGPGPDGIPSIDEPQFTAADDPPTTLEDGDPVFGVELNGDPKAYPQYVLVWHEVVNDVVGGDAVAVTYCPLTGTAQGFYRGESEFGVSGRLINSNLVMFDRGTETWWPQMLARGIRGPHEGEYLEEFQVTWTTWGRWREQYPETVVLTEDTGHVRNYGDDPYGQYNPRSGYYEDENTLFRPLATDDRFPAKAVVVGARNDDGAMAVPKATLRERVVVEGSVTDVPYVTVYDEVLDTGYVYRNADELAVEYDGGALTVDGEEYDADGLPLERELGFDAMWFAWYGYYPSTEVHE from the coding sequence ATGGAAGAGTGGCTACCGAGGCGGCGCAGATCGAGGCGCGACGTGCTCCGTACGACCGGAGCCGTCGCCGTAGCCGCTCTCGCGGGTTGTCTCGGCGGCTCTCGCGTCCTCGACAGTGGAACGGACGACGAAGATAGACCGACCGCCGGTCCGCCGACGGTCGATCGATCGCTCCCCGAGGAGTACACGACCGAGGAACTCGACGACGCGAGTCTCTCCGGCGGGCCAGGACCGGACGGCATTCCGTCGATCGACGAGCCACAGTTCACCGCCGCCGACGACCCTCCGACGACCCTCGAGGACGGCGATCCGGTCTTCGGCGTCGAACTGAACGGTGACCCGAAGGCCTATCCCCAGTACGTACTCGTGTGGCACGAGGTGGTAAACGACGTCGTGGGTGGCGACGCAGTCGCCGTGACGTACTGTCCGCTGACCGGGACGGCACAGGGATTCTACCGGGGAGAGAGCGAGTTCGGCGTCTCCGGTCGACTGATCAACAGCAACCTCGTCATGTTCGATCGCGGGACGGAGACGTGGTGGCCCCAGATGCTGGCGCGAGGCATCCGGGGTCCACACGAGGGGGAGTACCTCGAGGAGTTTCAGGTGACATGGACGACGTGGGGGCGATGGCGCGAGCAGTATCCGGAGACGGTCGTGCTCACGGAGGATACCGGTCACGTCCGGAACTACGGAGACGATCCGTACGGGCAGTACAATCCCCGGAGCGGCTACTACGAGGACGAAAACACGCTGTTCAGGCCGCTGGCGACCGACGATAGATTTCCCGCGAAAGCGGTCGTCGTCGGGGCTCGAAACGACGACGGCGCGATGGCAGTCCCCAAAGCGACGCTGCGCGAGCGCGTGGTCGTCGAAGGCTCAGTAACCGACGTTCCGTACGTGACCGTCTACGACGAGGTGCTCGATACGGGATACGTGTACCGGAACGCCGACGAACTGGCAGTCGAGTACGACGGTGGGGCGCTCACCGTCGACGGCGAGGAGTACGACGCCGACGGGCTGCCACTCGAGCGCGAGCTCGGGTTCGACGCGATGTGGTTCGCCTGGTACGGCTACTACCCGTCTACGGAGGTCCACGAATGA